CGCGCGGACGGCCGTGCTCGTCGGCGTACTCGCCGCCGGCGGTCCGACCGGGTGCGGCTACAACTCCATTCAATCGCAGGACGAGCAGGCCGCGCAGGCGAAGCGGCAGATCGAAGTCCAACTCCAGCGCCGCGCCGACCTGATCCCCAACCTGGTCGCGACCGTGAAAGGCTACGCGAAGCAGGAGGAGACGATCTTCACGCGCGTCGCCGACGCGCAGCGCGGGCTGACGGGCGCGCTCGCGCGCCCGGGCGGCTCGAGCGCGGGCGAGCTGGCGCAGGCGAACGACAACCTGTCGCGCGCGCTCGTGCCGATGCTGACGCTCGTGCAGGCGTACCCGGACCTGAAGTCCAACCAGCAGTTCCTGCGGCTGCAGGACGAGCTGACGGGGACGGAAAACCGGATCGCCGTCGCGCGTACCGACTACAACGGCGCGGTGCAGACGTACAACACGACGATCCGCACCTTCCCGACGGCGATCACGGCCAAGGTCACGGGGGCGAAGCCGCGGGAGTACTTCCAGGTGACGGACCCGGCAGCGCTGAGCGCGCCGAAGGTGGACTTCGGGGCGGGGGCGCCGGGGGCGGCGCCCTCCGCACCGGCCGCGGCGGCGACACCGGTGACGCCGACGACGCGCTAGGACCGCACCGGCGGACACGACGCTTGGAAGGGCCCGACGGACGCATACGCGTCCGCCGGGCCTTCGTGCCGTGCGGGGTCATCTCAGCGGTGAGCGAGTCGTGGACGACCGCCACCGCGAAAAAATGTTGCGTCGCCGCGATGACGCGACTTGAGATGTCGGGGTCTCAGAGAGCACATTCGGCGGCGCACCCGTCGACCGTGCCGACGAGCAGCGCTCGTCGGCGCCATACCGTGTTTCCGGGACTCCGCCTCCCGGCGCTACTCGGCCGTTCCCACCTCGGCCGAGCTCCTCCAACATTGGAGTGACGATGAACAAGCAGTTCAGTCGTGCCCTCGCCATGGCCGCCGTCGGGATCGCGACGCCCGCCGTGGTCCGGGCCCAGACCGCCGCGACCGTCACCGGACGCGTGACCACGAGCGACGGCGGCCAACCGATCATCGCCGCCAGCGTCTTCATCGCGACGCTCAACGTCGGCGCGACGACGCGCGAGGACGGCACGTACACCCTCGTGGTGCCAGCGGCGCGCGTGAACGGACAGGCCGTCAGCCTCTCGGTGCGACGGGTCGGGTATCGGAACACGACGGCCCAGATCACGCTGCGTGGCGGGACGATCCGGCAGGACTTCAGCCTCACCGGGAACGCGCTGCAGCTTGGCGCGGTGGTCGTGACCGGCGCCGGGACGCTCTCGACGACCGAGCGCCTCGGTACGGCGCGCACGACGGTCGACTCGAACCTCATCGTCCGCTCCAACGAGGTCAATCTCTCGAACGCCCTCGGCGGCAAGGCGCCGGGCGTGTTCGTCCAGTCGAGCTCCGGCGAGCCCGGCGCGTCGACGCAGATCCGGCTCCGCGGCATCACCTCGCTCCAGGGGTCCGACGGGCAACCCCTCATCGTCGTCGACGGATCGCCGATCGACAACTCGACGAACTTCGAGGGCGGCGCCCCGGCGAACAGCGGTGC
This is a stretch of genomic DNA from Gemmatimonadetes bacterium T265. It encodes these proteins:
- a CDS encoding LemA family protein; the encoded protein is MQTRFTARTAVLVGVLAAGGPTGCGYNSIQSQDEQAAQAKRQIEVQLQRRADLIPNLVATVKGYAKQEETIFTRVADAQRGLTGALARPGGSSAGELAQANDNLSRALVPMLTLVQAYPDLKSNQQFLRLQDELTGTENRIAVARTDYNGAVQTYNTTIRTFPTAITAKVTGAKPREYFQVTDPAALSAPKVDFGAGAPGAAPSAPAAAATPVTPTTR